A segment of the Salminus brasiliensis chromosome 1, fSalBra1.hap2, whole genome shotgun sequence genome:
CTGGAGTTTTAATTGCAAAGCCATCATACATGTTGTTGCAAGGGAGGATTTGATCAGAGCCTCACTGAGGATCATTTTTAAGTaagtatgtttttttaatttattcagattttactCGAATACTATCATTAACATCTAACACTGAGTGATTAATGGATTCTAAATGTGAAAACCAAATGTTGTGCCTCAttataaatattgtattttctTAATTGTTGGCATAATCAAGCCAAATCATTGGTTGGAAGTCATCATAAGAAACATTATCATGTACAAAATTTTAAATACAGGCCAGAAATTGGATTTTGCACTTATTTTCAGTTGTATGCCAATTATGCATTTGGTTAGGACTGTTTTTTGCTGATTGGTGGAAAGCGTATGGCTTATATTAATGAACAAGTGTAATGGTTACACATTTTCTCAGATCTGGGTGTGCCTTTTTTTTCCCTGTCGTGTATGCAGGGTCTTGGGAAATGAGATATGTGTGAGCTCATCTCCCCTGTGTAATCAAACTACCCAGAAACGTCCTCAAACGCTCAGTGGCTGAAGCGTTTAAATGTCTTTCCCAGCAAGCCATGTTGAAAACAGATGTTCTATACTCCTCGGCTACAGGGAATAACTCCCCTTTCGCCCAGCGTTATTTCAAAACTCTCATAGTCATTATGAGATGCGGTCATAATTTGCCTTGCGATGTTTACTTTAAACCAATGGTACACTTTCAGTATGTTTGTTCTTATTCATGCATAGTAGACACCTGATCTTGCCCAAGACTTCAGAATTGGAGGGTGTGGCGTACTGTGTCTTTGGGCATGTCCTTACATGTCcagacttttattttcccacatttTGTTGGCTTTGGCTTATGACAAACCTGCATAACCACATCCAGATTGCTGTACTCTGTGCAGAAATGGCTGGTACCTGTGATCTGGACGTCAGTTTTGTCTCAGGTTACCTCAAAGATCTCATGTTGGGGAAATAAATATGACCCTTAGAGATGACCGCATTGATTCTGGCATTGATTTTTATATTGTGGGTATCACTTGACAGAGAGGTTTTCACATGATTTCTCTCACTGTGTTACAGAGAGAGCACTTGCCAGGCCCTTAAAGGATTAAGACAGGGCCTCTTTCCTGGCATCCAAAATGAATCGTGTGGAAGAATGGGTTCTGGAGAACCGGAGCAAGATTGAGAAAGGAGTGGAGATAATGGGCCAAGGCTGTGAGATCCTGGCGGCCACCGTGGGCCAGTTCCATCCCATCCTGGAGGCGGTTTTTGTGGCCTCCGCTGAGATCCTCAGCAACCCAGAGGGCAAAGAGGCCAAGTACCTCGCTGAGCAGTTTGAAAGGGTCAATCAGAAGCTGGAGGGGATCCAGGACGAAATCGACAAAATAGCCCTGGAGCTGCAGCGCACGTCGATGAACAAGCAGAACTTCGACCGCGAGGCGCAAATGATCAGTCAGTATGAGAAGTTCCAAGAGTTTGTCCTCGCCAAGCCCAAGttcaaggagaagaagaaggagaagttCCTCAGCCACTTTGAGAACACCGATCGCGAGGTCAACCTCGACGCCTTATACAACGCTATTACTGGAGAGAACACTTCTGGAGACGCAATGCTGGACACGGTAGTGACCACTGAGCAGAGAAGCAGAAGGGCAGTGGAGGAATTCTGCACCCGGCTGAAGAAGCTGTTCCTGGTCGGGATCATAGCAGTGATGGGCTACACTGCCCTGAAGGAAGGAGAAATTGGGGAGCCTATGGTCAAGAAATGGCAAGAGCGCATGGAGGATGTGGAGAAACGCATGAAGGCGGCAGTCGATGAATGCATAAATAACTTCCCTGCCCAAGCCAAGATGGATGTAGAGCACCAACTTTTGGAGAAGCCAAGCAGTGTTGACCCAGAGTTTGCCAAATATCTACTGGATGCCCTTGTCAAGAAGTACGACTGGGTCTCCTGGTCTATTAGGGTCTTCAACCATGGTGG
Coding sequences within it:
- the rpz5 gene encoding rapunzel 5 isoform X2 — translated: MNRVEEWVLENRSKIEKGVEIMGQGCEILAATVGQFHPILEAVFVASAEILSNPEGKEAKYLAEQFERVNQKLEGIQDEIDKIALELQRTSMNKQNFDREAQMISQYEKFQEFVLAKPKFKEKKKEKFLSHFENTDREVNLDALYNAITGENTSGDAMLDTVVTTEQRSRRAVEEFCTRLKKLFLVGIIAVMGYTALKEGEIGEPMVKKWQERMEDVEKRMKAAVDECINNFPAQAKMDVEHQLLEKPSSVDPEFAKYLLDALVKKYDWVSWSIRVFNHGGVFFWNWLAGKKYHGSGGGGNFFDLLTKNDIRIVVSFSVDPKPLNRSQLHDQIETQKLKGNMVSVAQSLCNSLPNCLVHAVSRYKKMEETNNFQPECYYFGVHKRAYLCIHSE